The following DNA comes from Papaver somniferum cultivar HN1 chromosome 4, ASM357369v1, whole genome shotgun sequence.
GACAGGACATAAAACACGATCTACAAAAATTACAGTTGCGGCAATCTACTGTTGGTTGTGAAAAATAGTTGAAAAACTACCAAAATCTTCAACTCGAATTCTAAACTCTACCAAAAATCGGCAGGTTCTTCGATTTTAAATAACTCTAGGTtttacaaaatcatataaatttttgatttttgtcatattttcacGAATTCAAGCAATAAAAATGGCATTCTAACTCATTAAAAGGGAATAGATTCTTCATTTTTGTTTCCATTTGATTTTAAATCTTCATATTGAGATTAAACTTGggtaagaaaaactgatgatCTAAAAAAATCACAAAATGTTTTATTTACTTTACGAGATAAAGTTTCACCTGGTATTTTTTTTACCAATGTTATTATAGTTCAGTGATAAAGTCACTGgttgatgataccagtgacctgagtaCGGAATTTTCcctcaccaaattctttaccgaccaaaaagaaaaagaatggatAAGGGGGATGAGGGCATTTTTTAAGCTGAACAGATCACCAGAATGTCAACAAGTGGCGAATCTAGCAAATAACAatagtccgcgagttataacACCAAAGGTGTCATTATCCATGcgcaaaaactccaacaaaataaATTGTTCACGAAAACCCCATTTGACATAAattgtctatattacccttctagtttaagtcaccccaacaaaaataaaaatcaaccccttctttaatttttattatattaattaccaccaacaacaacacacCACAAGCAACACCACCATCGTGCTACCAACAGTGACCACCACCGCCTCAATCGCCGACAACCACCGTTGTCGACCACCATCACCACGCCACGACCATcgccccaccaccaccactgcacCACCACCTCCAACAACACCGACAACCACCGCCACGACTCCACCAACACATCCATCAACACCGCCACCGTGCCACCACcacctaccaccaccaccatcatccacCACCAGTCAGCACCACAGATACCGTCCACCGCCGACCACCATCGACCAAAACCAATACCACCGCCACCAGAACCGCcgacctcccaccaccaccatcgaccCTAGGACCGATGCTCCCCACCACCGCCCACCAGCACCACCGTCGCCGCCAAGAATATGATGAATATTTTTTGTATGAAACCAAAACTGGTTTcttaaaaaatgatgaaaccggttttggtttcatcaacaaaatgaaaaaaaatgttgaactacaatttggttttgtcgaaaaatcagaaacatgAAATCAAAATTTGTTTCAACATAAAATATTCGTATCACCAACAATATTCGTTTCGttcggaaaaaaataaaaaataaaccgaAGCTCATCTCAACATAAAGTTATCGCAtcaccaataatattggttttgttaataaaaagtaaaagaaaaaaagtgaAATAAAATTAGAAGCAACCAAAAATCGTTTCAACATAAATTACCGTATCACCAACAAGATTGGTTTCATCGACATAAAATATGGAAAAAAATCATATATTAGATAAAACCAAAagtgcaacaaaaaaaaagataattacaTCACCAACAAATTGGTTTCGTCTACAAAAATTAGCAAAAATAACATGAAACTGTAATTGGTTTTGTGCAAATGTCTATTCAACTGCAAGAGAAATTACAAGAATGTATAATACAGTTTCATTCAACACATGCGGACTTGTTGTGTACTTGTTGTCTGTTCAACTGCAGATCCGTGTCAAATATCAAAACAATGTGCCAGGGTGACAATGTTTTCAACCAAATGTATAACAAAACttaaatttgataaaaagattggaaaGATGAAAAACTGCGAGCTTCAAATTGAGGCATAACCAGGGTAACTAGTGTTGCTTCATCTTTCATGAGTTTGACTATAACTGGTATCaccttcattaaaaaaaaatgtcaGGGTTCAGTCAATAAACTTGCATaacaaagaaaaaataagacAGACACGTGAGTGAATACAACAACATATAATATACGTCTAAGATACAGAACAACAACCAATTTATATGCTATAGTAATCAACCATACCAGGAGTATGGAGATGAACGAGAGGTCCAATGTCACCAAGTCCCCTTCACTTTATCCAGGAGTTCAGTAAGATATctcaaatttgttttcttttataacAGAGACACGTTCATCTCGACGCACTTTTTCTGCCACCTGATAAAAAGAGCATTTCAATTTAGTATTCAACAATGAGTCGAAGTATAACCAACAAGATTGGTTTCATTGACATAAActcaaaacaagaaataaaaatagatgaaaccaaaactggtttcaGCAAATAAAAATAATCATATGACCAAAAAAATTGGTTTCGTTGACAAAaactagatgaaaccaaaataagacACTAACACAAAATGAAACACTAACATAATCATATTGGGGAAACTGTTTTACCAACATCAATAACAGAGCATACATTTTACTTGTTTTACAGCTTTTCACACCGTAAACAGAAGTCAACCCTTCTTGTTTCCTTTACTTCCTTTATTGTTTGCACAATAACAGCCTTCTTGTTGTCTTTATTTCCTTTTCACTTTACACATATATGATCCTAAGTTTATATTATCGGTATCTGGTCACGGTATAACCAACAAGTTGGTTTAATCGACATAAACTTGAAAACATGAAATGAATATACACTGAAACAAAACTGGTTTCAGTGGAAAAAATCATATTACAAAAAAATGCAGGAAGATGTATAGGACAAAAATATCAATCTCTAATACCTAATCAAAATGACCACGAATACTAATGGTACAGAAAAGGTACACATGTTTACTTCAAAAAAGCTAATGCCTCAAAGTAACAATTAGTAGACAAATACCAATGTAGTAAAGAATGATTCTGATAGTAGCATCACATAGCACCACATAAAATTATTGGCAGATTGAATTAAACGCCGAAATCAAATAAGAATGGTAAAAAATAAACTATTCACTTCTTCCTCGGTGTAAAACTAATAAGTACTGTGCGACTTAGGCGAGAGTGCTTAACGTTAAAATTGAAATACGTAACTTCTTTCAGAGCGATATGTTGGTTCAAATATCATCTATATAACTGGAAAATTATGATACATGTCCATGGTTTGACTTTCCAAAAGGGTTTAGAAGATTTTGTAGATGATAATTACGCATTGTGGTGCATTATGTAGATGCACAAGAAAACCTTTGTCACAAAATTCCAACTTTTAACATATTTACCTCTACAATTATGTGAGATTTGATTGAAGGTGAAGAACTCTATCTTTGGCATCATCCAGAGACATTAACGCTTCAATTCGTGTTCACTCTCTCATGGTCATTGCATCAGTACCTTATCCTGCAGTATAAATCCAcacatcaaaagaagaaaaaattacttgTAAGCTAACCAAAATACATCAAATTCTCCATGGTTTATTATACTAAGCTAACCACATATAGCTATTATCCCCAATTTTGTACATAACTTAGTAATCTAACCTAAACTGCAAATCAAATTCTCAACAATCTAAACCAACGAAATGTCAAACAAAATGGGATCTGGTATCCAATTCAATAAAAAAACTAGTGAAATGATAAGATTTTTTAATACTTAAAAACTTCAAATTACCATTCTAAAATCCATTGTTTCTCCCAACACAAGTAGATCAACTTAAATCCCGTCATCATCGGTGGTCCATTTCCACCATAGGATCAATCAGGAGAAAGGAGTTGTTGGTAAAGAATCAGGACATGATAGGATACTTGGTGTTGCCGTAGGAGTAGGAGTAGAAAGATGAGGTGCTtcaggtgatgatggtggtggaggaAAAGGAAGAGACGGAGGTGTTGTTGATGTCAGATCTGAACATCGTAGTGGATTTGGAAGCGGCGCAGGTGATGTTGGTGGAGATGTGAAATTATAGTAGGAAAAAGCAAAAAGAAGTGTTGGTGGATGAGGACAAGAAGAAGCAGAGGTGATCGTGACAGATCTGGATAATGGCATATTGGTGGTGCTGCGGTCGGAGGAGTTACTGCTAGTGGTAGGGGAGAAGATAAAAGAAATGAAACTGTTAAACGAGAGGAGAAGAAATATCGATGATGATATATTCAATAAACGGTAGGATTGAGATTATAAAatttaataaaaactaaatttaaatattttaaaTGAACATCGGGTTTTTATTCCATTTTTATTGGATATGGTTCTGGGTTAAATGATATGGCCGGTGTTTGTGTACCTCAAAGAGTATCACATTGGTTTTTTGGAGCTTAATATGTAATAACAAGGGTGTGCTACCCCTAACTATTGGGCTTCCAAGCCTTATTTGACTTAATTGTCAGCtgattctttttttgtttttttaaagaaggttattattgggacGTCGCATTTCAATAAAGGGACGTCACCTAATAGGATAAAAAGGGTCACCCATaagtaaatctaaaaatcctttaTATGAAACATTTTTATAATAGCTAAACAACCCTTAATTTTTAGATTAAATTACTGATTATGATTTATAATTGTCcgaaatattgttttttttttattatggcaAGGACGTTCCAATTTTTCTAGCCgtagatatatattttcttactaTCTACGGCTAGGAATAAGCAACTTCCAATCGTAACAGGTTTTAAGATTTATTACGGTTAGGAATTTTTAACCGTAAATGAAGTTTGACTGCTAGGTTAGGTTATATAGTCAACAGTGAATGAAATTTTACGGCTAGATTACGTTATAATTGTATAGTCAATCGTAAATGAAGTTTTACGGCCAGGTTAGGTTGTCTAGTCAACCGTAAATGATGTTTTACGGCTAGGTTAGGCTGTAAGGAAAAAAGAAGGCTATTATTACGGGTAGGTTAGGTTGTAGATATATATTCCATCAGATTGATTTGATTTGCAAGGTTGTTTAGTCAACCGTAAAAAAAAAAGGTCACATTGAAGGGTAACCTAGACATTTGATATTGCATCAAACACCTCATAACCAATTTTTTAGTCACTAGAAATCCATTGAAGCCCCTCTATTAAAatatgacgccccaataatagccttctttaaCCAGTGATTGTGAAATTAAATCCCTTCTCCGGCTGCACCTCGATTTTCTCCGacaattctctctctctctctacagcATCTAATGATCACTGCTCCGCAACCCGTGAAGGGTTTTAGGTATCAAATGTGCAATTCGACAGTTTCTGAGTCACTATGCACCCAGTGCACTACCCCGAGCTTGGCAGGTTCTGATGGATGGAGGGTGCATCTGCTCTCTACAGCATCTAGTCTAATGTACAGCCCTTTGCAACCCGTGAAGACCATTCAGTCTCAACATTTAAAGTAGGTTTTCTGTATGCGGCCGAGTGCACTGTGCAAGCTAAATTGTTAAATCTGCAGAATTTTTAACTTGAAGCTGTGAAATCAGGTAAGGACAAATATCACACATTGGAATCCCAAAATTTATGCAGCCTTCAAACTGATTGATTCTCATGCACACACGACAGGATCCATTGCTGAAGTTAGAGCTTTAGTCTCATAAGAAAGATAGACAGCTATTCTACAGATTCACGTGTGTTACTCCAACGTGCTTCTCTATACTTCATTATTATTCTGAGAGGAGCTGAATCTCACAATTAAACCCTGCATTTTATTATTACCATCTCCCTGTCCCTCTTTTTTTCACTGCTCATTGGCCACTGCATGCATATATATACTGGAGCTAGCTAGAGTGTATATGACAAATACATCACAACCTCAAGCATAATGAACGTCATAATGAAAGTTTTCTGTGTCTTTCTTACATTCCTCCTAACATCGGCGTTTCTTCTTCCCTCTGCTGAGAGCTTGAGACCCATCAAAGGGGGTGGATCGCCTAAAGGAGATTCAGGCAAAGTTCCTGAAGTAAGGAAAGGTATGGATACTACTCAGGGTGGTTATGGAGGTCGTTCATTAGGAGGAGAATCCAACCAAGGAAGCCAAAGAAATAAAGATTTTCCTAGTGTCAACCCTTCCACATTGGGAGTTGGTGAAAATGGAAGAAACTGTAGTGACAGCGGGAAGGAGGGTGGAGGTTCGGAAGGAAGTTATACCAATGGTGAAGAAAAGGGAAATGATGGTgcaactggtggtggtggtgatggtcaaAATGAAGATAGTGATGAAGATGACCAAGGAAATAATTCAAATGATGAAGACGGTAATAGTGACAATGATGAAGGAAATAACTcaaatgatgatgaagacgataatAATGATAAGGACCAAGGAAATGACCGCAAGGACGACGGTAATGACGGGTTGGGCGGAGACACTGGAGGAAATGGTGAGGGAGGAGGAGCATACGGTGGAGGTGATAATGGAGGAAATGGTGGTTTTGGTGAGGGAGGGGGAGGAGGTAGTGGaagtggaggtggaggtggataCGGTGCAGGGTTTGGAGGAGGGTATGGGGGAGGAAATGGAGGAGGGTGTGGAGGTGGAGGAGgatttggtggtggtgttggtacgGGCGGGGGATTCGGGTTCGGAGTAGGAGGAGGACAAGGTGGTGGTGGTAGACACGGGCATTGAATTGAGATGCAACGTTCATGTTCCCTTTTCATTCTAGGTTATTTTCTTGTTTGTTCATGCAATCAGCAAAATTTCTACGCACGAATATCTAGCATTTTATTACTTTTGCCTGCAGCTATAGTGTATTTTACCTTTGATATTTCATTAGGTGGTGTTTGAGAACAGCTTCTTTGATTAGCCTTGAAACCTTTGGATTTGTGAATGCTATCATCAAAGACAGTCAGCTTTCTTTGTCAGCTTCATAATGCCACAGACTGTAAAGTTAAGTCAGCTTCATAATGCCACAGACTGTAAAGTTATGGAACAGTCTACATTATCATCTGGATATCAATCAGTAGCCTAAAATGCGCAATGTGGAACTGAGTTAGTCTTGCCAGAAGCAAGTTTTATGCTTGATATTATGGATGTTGCATGCTGCTTTGCAAAATTTAGCAGCCGTGCCAACCACATTTCTGACAGGTATTTCAGTAGATTCTCGGGATCTTGTCACTCTTCTGCTTGTTATCACTCTGGGAGATACGTGGAGATCAATGAATCAACAAAAGCCACCGACATTTTGAAACTCACTCAGATATACCACTCAAAATGGTAGTAATATTTTAACTTctataaaaatgatgaaactagTTAACGAATAATGGAATTCATTCCGACTATTGGTACTTGGTTTCACCACTCAAAATGGTAATATTTTCTTGTACTTGAAATACAGTAAGAAGCACATGAATATGAATCCACAGGCTGAACTTGTGATAATCAGGACCCAGTTGAAACCATCTGCATAGTCGAAAATTGTAGTTTTTAAGTTCATTCCAAAAACTCCAGTAACAACTGCAAATATAGTAGCCACAAAAGTTGCTGCAGTCAGAAGCACCTCGAACTGTATGAGCTGGTTTTGAACATTTCCCTGTTTCATTCAGAGATAGTTGAAGTCAAGTTAATTAAGTTCAATTTATACTTAAAAAACTCTAAGCTCAGAGGAATACGAAATTTAAAGAAAGAATCAAAAAGTTTAACATTGACACCACCCTAGGACAAAACAGAGCTTATAGAGAGAGCAGCTTTCAAAAAACCGAATTAAAAACAATCTATTACACGAAAAACCTCTCCTTGAAGAAATTTGGAATTATGCTTTACAATTAAATCTCACCAGTTTAATGTTGATGAGATCTTCGGTATCATCTATGTACTCTTTGAGCTGGAACCACCACAACAATTAAACACCAAAAAATTAGAGATGCCCTTATCAGGTATACTTTCTGTTTCAAGACTGAAATAGTTTTCTGTGTTTCAtttattatcttctctaatatatAAACTGACAAaagatttaagaaaaaaaatacttaCTGTGAACAATTTGCTGAGGGTATTATCAACGGCGACAAAGTATGCTTCCAGCAACATTTCGAGCTCTTCGATGTTGTACCCATTAGCTGATGAACTCATATAACTTCCGTGTTTGCTAAAAGCACCGCTCAAAGCAGTTTCCAGTTTATGAATCCCAGACATTGATGCAACAGGTGAAATTGGTGCAGATTTTGAGACCATCTTGGGTCCCTCCGCAAAACTACTAGAGAAATATTGTTCCGTTGAGGAAAAAACCTccattctctctttcttttctgtCAAGTACATCTCTGCCATGTCCCCATCATCATCCATGAGCTGTTCTATTTCATCTCGGACCTGGAAATTCAACCCAGCAGTAAATATACCTCACTCTGGAGTTGGTTGAAATAAAAACTGACACTAATTTTTTAATGCCTGAGTCTTCAACCTAAAAACAATTCTTAACAGCAAATGAAATGTCAAAGTTCTAGGTATTTTGTCCATTCTACCTTCTGAACTCGCCTAGTCAATGCGAGCAGATGGCCTTTGAGTCTACGAACACGTTCTAGATTGCGGGTGTTAATTGATGTAGCTAACTCATCTAAAACTGGATATACCTCCATTTCCAGTTCTTTCACCTACAAAACCAAAAATGGTGTCATTCAAGAACTCATGATATGTCAAAGGTAGGAACCTCCCTCATGCTTCGTGTGAAAATGGAATTAAACTAACTCAATCCAGCTAGATTCTTTCATTCCCACCACCCATTTTAAATGACTCATTAAGAGTACACTTGAGATTATGTAATTACTGAGTAATCAAGAAAAGAACTAAAACTAATTTAGCTCGAGAAGAGAAGGGTTATCACTTAGTAATTTTTGAATAACTCTACCCCTCAATCTTATTGAACCAGAATATCCATGCCACAGAATTGTTCTGAGATACCAAAAGATAATACTAATGCTATTTCAATAAAATAAGATTTGTCATTTTCATAAAAATTTCCTTCCATTTTAGGAAATTGGTGTTTCGCATAGTACTCATCTCGTTATGGATTTAGAGAAAGCAGGTAACTAAGTCAAGAGAATCCTGGTGGGTAAGCCACCAACATCAAGAAAACTTCCACATACCTGAGCGTCGAGGGTCATGCAAGTAAATTCCAAAGCCAGCTCGACTGCCCTGAATTCGAAAACCAGGTTATCTGAGTTGAATCAGTACAAGCTGTAAGATTATCACCCAAAATTCATGATTATAAACTAAAAATTTAATAGAATCTTATGACATTATAAATACTTTGAAGGGGATATTCATTTGTTCATACTGTAAAGTGAAAAGGAAATCATCTAAATAGcatgtagatttttattttataacaTTTATAGCTGTTTTAATATATTGTTTCTAACGACTAATCCCGAAACGTATTAACTATTAAGGAATGACTAATAGCTTTATGAATATCGCACATGTGCTCATAAGTAACTAAGAATTTTAGACTTCGAAGTTCCCAAGTGTTGAGAGTAAGATAATGTCAGGTAGCCTAATTTATGTTCATACGCTAATGTGTCAACTGCTCGGCAAGAAACACTCATAATCTCATATTACCATCCTAGCTTCAAATGGTGTCATCTATGTTTTCAAAACAAACTGGCAGAGATGCATAATGTGATCAACTGAGTAGCGAGGGTAGTCATTAGGGTGATAAGTCCATTTAGCCTAGGAAAGAGTGTGTGTAAGTTGTTTTTTACATTACATCTTATACTGTGATGCCAATGTTTCTAACTGTACAAACCAGTTTATCTAACAAATGCACAAAAGATATCAAAAGGATTATCTGTGTACCGCAAAGCGAAAACAGAAACTAGGGACCAAGCATTTGAATTCTAACTGCAAATGTATGTCTGTGACGGTAAACCACTAATTCAAAAAGCTTGATCCAGCTAACAATTTTTATTTGACAAGGGTCAATAGTAAGCGAACATCCAACAATACTCCTTCTCGTAAGTTTGCTGGACTACTGAACCTACTATCTCCATGGACTTATTAGTCTATCGACATACTAACAATCAGTTTTCCTAAATTATGACGTCAGTAGAAAGGCGTGAAACTATCTATGTAACACAAGCCACCATGACGAGCATAAGAAGTTATAGACACATAGAAGAAAATACCATTTTTGTATATCTCATTCAAACTCAAAGGCTTTAATAATGTTAGTATAATTACCGCTTTGTTCTCTGGTCATCTGAAGGCGCCTGCAAAGTTCTGATTCATATTGCATAACACACCCATCCAACGAATTCATCAACAGAACTTCATCAGCAGTGATAATACACCTTATCTGTTCAAGACTGACAACAATAGCTTTCTCTCTACCTAATATCGTAGAAGGATATATAAACACAGGATCCAAAAGGCGAAGATCTCTAGCAGGTAACAAACAATGTCTCATCAGTGTCGCTTTATCAAGTTCCAATATCTTCGAATTCCCATTCAGATCAATCCGTATCCAAGACCGGTTTCCAAGACCTCTCTTCTTCACGGTTGATATACCAAATCCATGTTGTTGTGGATTCCCAATCCCATTTGTTTCAATTCTTACAGTGTGGGATGAGGTGGTAGGTTCATGGCAATTGGA
Coding sequences within:
- the LOC113273388 gene encoding putative glycine-rich cell wall structural protein 1, coding for MKVFCVFLTFLLTSAFLLPSAESLRPIKGGGSPKGDSGKVPEVRKGMDTTQGGYGGRSLGGESNQGSQRNKDFPSVNPSTLGVGENGRNCSDSGKEGGGSEGSYTNGEEKGNDGATGGGGDGQNEDSDEDDQGNNSNDEDGNSDNDEGNNSNDDEDDNNDKDQGNDRKDDGNDGLGGDTGGNGEGGGAYGGGDNGGNGGFGEGGGGGSGSGGGGGYGAGFGGGYGGGNGGGCGGGGGFGGGVGTGGGFGFGVGGGQGGGGRHGH
- the LOC113271789 gene encoding magnesium transporter MRS2-5-like — translated: MDELRSPFLSSSNCHEPTTSSHTVRIETNGIGNPQQHGFGISTVKKRGLGNRSWIRIDLNGNSKILELDKATLMRHCLLPARDLRLLDPVFIYPSTILGREKAIVVSLEQIRCIITADEVLLMNSLDGCVMQYESELCRRLQMTREQSDNLVFEFRAVELALEFTCMTLDAQVKELEMEVYPVLDELATSINTRNLERVRRLKGHLLALTRRVQKVRDEIEQLMDDDGDMAEMYLTEKKERMEVFSSTEQYFSSSFAEGPKMVSKSAPISPVASMSGIHKLETALSGAFSKHGSYMSSSANGYNIEELEMLLEAYFVAVDNTLSKLFTLKEYIDDTEDLINIKLGNVQNQLIQFEVLLTAATFVATIFAVVTGVFGMNLKTTIFDYADGFNWVLIITSSACGFIFMCFLLYFKYKKILPF